One genomic window of Nicotiana sylvestris chromosome 10, ASM39365v2, whole genome shotgun sequence includes the following:
- the LOC138879180 gene encoding uncharacterized protein: MHEKLIDVIDKPAKEGPDENDDDSTKIYEKYLEECLTTKCIILASMNSELQRKHQDMDPTAIIEHLKKMFGTQSRTARYQLSKALFGSKLTGNSPVGTYVNRMIDLIEELEKLGCKLGKELSQDLILQSLSESFSQFVINFNIHKMDCDLHEMLHMLIDYENQLASEKKRGTVMLVRNSSKKKGKGKNKLKKKPTVPKGGVTKPKGKRGKANQSDAEYFHCKKIGHWKRNCLEYLATLNDKKQDTGIDYNICNILQGFQISRRLKKGEINLQVGNGAKVAAVAFRSEVERQIAKNIKVLRSDRGGEYLSKDFTRHLKENGILSQWTPPETPQHNGISERRNRTLLDMAHWVSQGNNGIFFYHPSDHKVFVVSGATFLERKFLLEGNYNREIELDEVQETNESTQYKDHDTQVEEPLLDVLKLPSSTKEGVDYDETFSPVSILKSIRILLAIAAYYDYEIWQMDVKTTFLNGELEEDMYMTQPEGFTSSSDHNKICKLQRSIYGLKQASRSWNIRFNKTIEKFNFFSVKDLGETTYILGIEIYGDRSRKLLGLFQSLYIDTILKRYNMDNSKRGYQPIGTGITLTSEAAKEAVWMKKFLTELGVVPSIEGAVPLLCDNTGAIAQAKEPRSHQKSKHVLRRYHLIREIIECRDVEIQKVDGKENAADPFTKALGAKEFDKHKWKLGMKYKSDWL, translated from the exons atgcatgaaaaacttattgatgtgatcgataagcctgcCAAGGAAGGCCCAGATGAGAATGATGATGATTCCACCAAGATTTATGAGAAATACTTGGAAGAATGTCTTACTACCAAATGcatcattctcgcttctatgaATTCTGAGCTCCAGAGGAAACATCAGGATATGGATCCAACTGCAATCATTGAACATCTTAAGAAGATGTTTGGTACCCAAAGCAGGACAGCAAGATATCAGCTATCTAAGGCTTTATTTGGATCCAAATTGACTGGAAACTCTCCAGTTGGAACCTATGTCAATCGTATGATTGATCTTATTGAAGAACTTGAAAAGTTGGGGTGCAAATTGGGTAAAGAGCTTTCTCaagatttgatcttgcagtcaCTCTCTGAATCCTTTTCACAATTTGTTATTAATTTTAATATACATAAAATGGATTGTGATCTTCATGAGATGCTTCACATGCTAATTGATTATGAGAATCAACTTGCATCTGAGAAGAAGAGAGGAACTGTCATGTTGGTTAGAAACTCTTCTAAGAAGAAGGGTAagggtaaaaataaactcaagaagaaacctactgtgCCTAAGGGTGGTGTGACCAAACCCAAAGGCAAAAGAGGCAAAGCTAACCAATCTGATGCTGAATATTTCCACTGTAAGAAGATAGgacattggaagagaaactgtctggagtatcttgcaactctaaaTGATAAGAAACAAG ATACTGGCATTGATTATAACATCTGCAATATATTGCAGGGGTTCCAAATAAGTAGAAGGTTAAAGAAAGGAGAAAttaatctacaagttggaaatggtgcaaaagttgcggccgtagct ttccgtagtgaagttgagaGGCAAATTGCTAAAAatatcaaagtactaaggtctgatagaggtggagaatatcttagtAAAGATTTTACCAGACATCTCAAAGAGAATGGGATTCTCTCACAGTGGACTCCTCCAGaaacaccacaacacaatggtatttctgaaaggagaaatcgaaccttactagatatg GCTCATTGGGTATCCCAAGGAAACAATGGGATATTTTTCTATCATCcttctgaccataaagtgtttgtggTTAGTGGAGCAACCtttttggaaagaaaatttcttttagaaggaaattataatagagaaatagaacttgatgaagttcaagaaactaatgaatcaacacaatataAAGATCATGATACCCAAGTTGAAGAACCGTTATTAGATGTTTTGAAGTTGCCATCTTCaacg AAAGAAGGAGTTGACTATGACGAAACTTTCTCTCCTGTGTCAATACTCAAATCAATTCGGATTTTGCTTGCTATAGCagcatactatgattatgaaatatggcaaatggatgtgaaaacaactttccttaatggtgagctagaagaggatatgtacatgacacaacctgaaggtttcacatcttcatctgatcataataaaatttgcaaACTACAAAGATCtatttatggactaaagcaagcttctcgaagttggaatattcgctttaacaagacaattgaaaagttcaatttt TTCTCCgtgaaagacttgggagaaacaACTTATATATTAGGAATAGAGATCTATGGAGATAGATCTAGGAAGCTGCTTGGACTTTTccagtctttgtacattgataccatcttaaagaggtataacatggataattccaaaagaggtTATCAACCAATTGGCACTGgaattactctca CCAGTGAAGCAGCTAAGGAAgctgtatggatgaaaaagttcttaactgaacttggtgtggttccttcaatagaGGGTGCAGTTCCATTGTTGTGTGACAATactggagccattgctcaagcaaaagaaccaagatcacaccaaaaatccaaacacgtTCTCCGAAGGTATCACTTAATAAGAGAAATTATTGAATGTCGCGACGTCGagattcaaaaggttgatggaaaggaaaatgctgcagacccattcactaaagctcttggaGCAAAAgagtttgacaagcacaagtggaaattgggaatgaagtacaagagcgattgGCTCTAG